The nucleotide sequence TGCCGGGTGATACGATGATGTAGTGCACGTTGCCGTTAGTATCAGGTGCTGAAACAGTATAGTAGTACGGATAACCCCATGGGTCCTTGACACCATTTGTATCGCCTGTCCAGTTGATGCCGCCGTTCTTCAGTATCGTACCGACGTAGTTTTGATCGGTTGTCTTTATCGACGGATACACGCCCTGACCCTGATCTGCCGTGTAGGTCTCGATGACGGTTTTCATCGTGCCCAGGTCGCTCATCGCCCTTGCCTGACGTGCCCTGTCGGTGTAGCCCAGTAATCTCGGCACCAGCACCGCTGCAAGGATAGCTATGATCGCCACAACAACCAGCAGCTCAACCAGCGTGAAGCCCCTGTTGTTGTGCACGTTCTTCACCATCCTACCAAACCATGTCCTATCCACGTCTTTCACCTCCTTCTTCTTCGTGTCTGTTCTTCCGAACAGTTTGCCCATAACACCACTCCTTTTGTTTTTTAGTACGCGTTTATACGCGCCCAATAAAAAAAAGCACGACCTTGACATCCTCCCACGACTGAAGTCATGGGATTCCTCCCATGCCTCATTGGT is from Caldanaerobius fijiensis DSM 17918 and encodes:
- a CDS encoding prepilin-type N-terminal cleavage/methylation domain-containing protein; the encoded protein is MGKLFGRTDTKKKEVKDVDRTWFGRMVKNVHNNRGFTLVELLVVVAIIAILAAVLVPRLLGYTDRARQARAMSDLGTMKTVIETYTADQGQGVYPSIKTTDQNYVGTILKNGGINWTGDTNGVKDPWGYPYYYTVSAPDTNGNVHYIIVSPGKDGKLGSTDDVYTTDSVQPTVGQADTATFTDLAATPPTAAASAQ